One window of Flavobacterium dauae genomic DNA carries:
- the aspA gene encoding aspartate ammonia-lyase encodes MNSFRTETDLLGDLQVPVNAYYGVQTQRAINNFKISNHKLSQYPVFIKSLAAVKLAAVETNYELGLINETIKDAISAACKDLLEGAYPDEFPIDMIQGGAGTSVNMNANEVIANIALEKMGYQKGDYQHCLPNDHVNLSQSTNDAYPTALKLALFQSSKQITDALEKLFFSLDRKANEFENVIKMGRTQLQDAVPMTLGQEFEAFAFTLKKEIPYLQEHAYQFLEINMGATAIGTGLNAPKGYAQLCTEKLAALLNEPVKLAENLVEATSDTSGFVAYAGAMKKLAVKLSKICNDLRLLSSGPRAGLYEINLPAKQPGSSIMPGKVNPVIPEVVNQVCFKIIGNELTVSLAAEAGQLQLNVMEPIIALTLFESIEILTNAINTLRVECIEGITANANHLRNEVYKSIGIVTALNPIIGYKNSTKIAKQALEENRSVYDLILEHNILTKEQLDTYLDPKNMLSSH; translated from the coding sequence ATGAATTCTTTTAGAACAGAAACAGACTTACTAGGCGATTTGCAAGTTCCGGTAAATGCCTATTATGGTGTGCAAACCCAACGTGCCATAAACAATTTTAAAATATCAAACCACAAATTATCCCAATACCCCGTTTTTATTAAATCGTTAGCAGCTGTAAAATTAGCCGCAGTTGAAACCAATTATGAACTGGGATTAATAAACGAAACCATAAAAGACGCTATTTCGGCTGCCTGTAAAGATCTTTTAGAAGGAGCATATCCCGATGAATTTCCTATTGATATGATTCAGGGTGGGGCAGGAACATCGGTAAATATGAATGCAAATGAGGTAATTGCCAACATTGCCCTTGAAAAAATGGGGTATCAAAAAGGCGATTATCAACATTGTTTACCAAATGATCACGTTAATCTATCTCAATCTACCAACGATGCGTATCCAACTGCCTTAAAACTGGCGTTGTTTCAATCGTCAAAACAAATTACCGATGCGTTAGAAAAGCTGTTTTTTTCGTTAGACCGCAAAGCAAACGAATTTGAAAACGTTATTAAAATGGGACGAACACAGTTGCAAGATGCCGTTCCCATGACTTTAGGACAAGAATTTGAGGCGTTTGCTTTTACATTGAAAAAAGAGATTCCGTATTTACAAGAACACGCTTATCAGTTTTTAGAAATCAATATGGGAGCAACTGCTATTGGCACCGGTTTAAATGCACCTAAAGGTTATGCACAGTTATGTACAGAAAAATTGGCAGCATTGTTAAACGAACCTGTTAAATTGGCAGAAAATCTGGTAGAGGCAACATCTGATACTAGTGGTTTTGTAGCGTATGCTGGTGCAATGAAAAAGTTAGCCGTTAAACTCTCAAAAATCTGTAACGATTTACGTTTGCTGTCATCTGGCCCGCGTGCCGGTTTGTACGAAATTAATTTACCTGCAAAACAACCGGGATCGTCTATAATGCCGGGGAAAGTTAATCCGGTAATTCCGGAAGTGGTTAATCAGGTTTGTTTTAAGATTATTGGAAATGAATTAACCGTGAGTTTGGCTGCCGAAGCCGGGCAATTGCAATTAAACGTTATGGAACCAATTATTGCATTAACGTTGTTTGAATCTATTGAAATACTAACAAACGCTATTAATACGTTGCGTGTTGAATGTATTGAAGGAATTACCGCCAATGCCAATCATTTAAGAAACGAAGTGTACAAAAGCATTGGAATTGTTACGGCGTTAAACCCGATAATAGGCTATAAAAACAGTACAAAAATTGCCAAACAGGCATTAGAAGAAAACCGCAGTGTGTACGATTTAATTTTAGAACACAACATTTTAACAAAAGAACAATTAGATACATATTTAGATCCTAAAAATATGTTGAGTTCGCATTAA
- a CDS encoding YraN family protein encodes MATHNDTGKQGEQLAKEYLQKNGYTILETNYRYKKAEIDIIATKENILAIIEVKTRTSTHFGEPESFVNNKKIKLILEATNAYIIEKDLDLEVSLDIISVIMGNETEINHIENAYYFF; translated from the coding sequence ATGGCAACGCATAACGACACCGGAAAACAAGGCGAACAATTGGCAAAAGAATATCTGCAAAAAAACGGCTATACTATTTTAGAAACCAATTATCGGTACAAAAAAGCCGAAATTGACATTATTGCCACCAAAGAAAATATTTTGGCAATTATAGAAGTTAAAACCCGAACATCGACCCATTTTGGCGAACCCGAAAGTTTTGTGAACAATAAAAAAATCAAACTTATTTTAGAAGCAACCAACGCATATATCATAGAAAAAGATTTGGATTTAGAGGTAAGTCTGGATATTATTTCGGTAATAATGGGTAACGAAACCGAGATCAATCATATTGAAAACGCTTATTATTTCTTTTAA
- a CDS encoding S66 peptidase family protein, producing the protein MKTPAYLQKGDTVAMVCTARSFTRDEAQEAVSLFESWGLNIVFGSTIDINANQLGGTDEQRTDDLQRMMDDDTIKAIWIARGGYGTVRIIDLLDFSKFIQNPKWVIGFSDITVLHSHIHNLGIATLHAIMPYSVPKALTEAKETLRQALFNEDYEIEIPSNSSNKTGNAEGLLIGGNLSIIYSLLGSKSSIDTKNKILYLEDLDEYLYHIDRMFYNLKRNGYFDDLNGLIIGGMTDMHDNQIPFGYDVKQIVLDICKEYNFPICFDFPAGHIPDNRALKLGTKVVLNITDQFTTLKYF; encoded by the coding sequence ATGAAAACACCTGCTTATTTACAAAAAGGCGATACCGTAGCAATGGTTTGTACCGCAAGAAGTTTTACCAGAGATGAAGCGCAAGAAGCTGTTTCGCTTTTTGAATCGTGGGGATTGAACATTGTTTTTGGATCAACCATTGATATTAACGCAAATCAATTAGGTGGAACAGACGAACAACGCACAGATGATTTGCAACGAATGATGGACGATGATACCATTAAAGCTATTTGGATTGCCCGTGGTGGTTACGGGACGGTTCGAATTATTGATCTACTCGATTTTTCTAAATTCATACAAAATCCGAAATGGGTGATTGGGTTTAGCGACATTACCGTTTTACACAGTCATATTCACAATTTAGGCATCGCCACTTTGCACGCCATTATGCCGTATTCTGTTCCAAAAGCGTTGACCGAAGCTAAAGAAACATTGCGTCAGGCTTTGTTTAATGAAGATTATGAAATAGAAATCCCATCGAATTCAAGCAATAAAACAGGCAACGCAGAAGGTTTGTTAATTGGCGGAAACTTATCGATTATTTATAGTTTGTTAGGATCGAAATCATCTATCGATACTAAAAATAAAATATTGTATTTAGAAGATTTAGATGAATATCTGTATCATATCGACCGAATGTTTTACAACCTGAAACGCAACGGATATTTCGATGATTTAAACGGATTGATTATTGGCGGAATGACCGATATGCACGACAACCAGATTCCGTTTGGATACGATGTGAAGCAGATTGTGCTGGATATTTGCAAAGAATACAATTTCCCAATTTGTTTTGATTTTCCTGCAGGACACATTCCCGATAATCGTGCATTAAAACTGGGAACAAAAGTCGTTTTAAATATAACAGATCAATTTACAACATTAAAATATTTTTGA
- a CDS encoding BrxA/BrxB family bacilliredoxin, with protein MYPEEIVKPMEAELTSAGFHSLHTSAEVEDALAKEGTTLVVVNSVCGCAARNARPGAIMSLNNGKKPENIVTVFAGVDKDAVNTAREKMFPFPPSSPSMALFKNGELVHMLERHHIEGHPAEIISENLKEAYNEHC; from the coding sequence ATGTATCCAGAAGAAATAGTAAAACCAATGGAAGCAGAATTGACTTCGGCTGGTTTTCATTCATTACATACGTCGGCTGAAGTAGAAGATGCTTTGGCTAAAGAAGGAACAACATTAGTAGTAGTAAATTCTGTTTGCGGTTGTGCGGCTCGTAATGCACGTCCGGGCGCAATTATGAGCTTAAACAACGGTAAAAAACCAGAAAATATTGTAACGGTTTTTGCAGGTGTTGATAAAGATGCCGTAAATACTGCACGTGAAAAAATGTTTCCATTTCCACCATCATCGCCATCAATGGCATTGTTTAAAAACGGAGAATTGGTGCATATGTTAGAGCGTCATCATATCGAAGGGCATCCGGCAGAAATTATTTCAGAAAATCTAAAAGAAGCTTACAACGAACATTGTTAG
- a CDS encoding lysophospholipid acyltransferase family protein has protein sequence MHKILSYPLSIVYYLFLSLSLLIFHPIQWICLNLFGYQAHTRSVVILQWFLMCSANVLGTTFTAKGLEKLPVNKPIIYVSNHQSMFDIVSMIWFLRKTHPKFVSKKELGKGIPSVSYNLKHGGSVLIDRNDPKQALSAIKGLGEYIQKHNRSAVIFPEGTRSKNGAPKRFSENGVKMLCKFAPDAYLVPLTINNSWKMFRFGMFPMGLGSAITLEVHEAMKVSDFDFATLFQKTEEAIVSSIK, from the coding sequence GTGCACAAAATTTTATCTTATCCGTTAAGTATTGTATATTATCTATTCTTAAGCCTAAGCTTATTAATTTTTCATCCGATACAATGGATTTGCTTGAATTTATTTGGATACCAAGCACATACACGCAGCGTTGTTATATTACAATGGTTTTTAATGTGCAGTGCCAATGTATTGGGAACAACCTTTACGGCAAAAGGGCTTGAAAAATTACCCGTAAACAAACCAATTATTTATGTATCAAACCACCAGTCAATGTTTGATATCGTTTCAATGATTTGGTTTTTACGAAAAACACATCCAAAATTTGTAAGTAAAAAAGAATTAGGCAAGGGAATACCAAGTGTTTCTTATAATTTAAAACACGGCGGTTCGGTTTTAATCGATCGTAATGATCCAAAACAAGCGCTGTCAGCCATTAAAGGTTTGGGAGAATACATACAGAAACACAACCGTTCGGCAGTAATTTTTCCCGAAGGAACACGATCTAAAAACGGAGCACCAAAACGCTTTTCAGAAAACGGCGTAAAAATGCTTTGCAAATTTGCACCCGATGCTTATTTGGTTCCGTTAACAATCAATAATTCGTGGAAGATGTTCCGATTCGGAATGTTTCCAATGGGATTAGGAAGTGCAATAACACTTGAAGTTCACGAAGCAATGAAAGTTTCCGATTTCGATTTTGCCACCCTATTCCAAAAAACCGAAGAAGCAATCGTTTCTTCCATAAAATAA
- a CDS encoding acyl-ACP desaturase, producing MSIQNVRLEVMQFLEKNIDTFVQNYLIPVEKIWQPSDMLPDSRNENFLEEVRELQAYAKELPYDFWVVLVGDTITEEALPTYESWLMDVEGVDQMGGEDGSGNGWAKWIRHWTGEENRHGDLLNKYLYLSGRVNMREVEVTTQYLINDGFDPGTDRDPYKNFVFTSFQELATYVSHNRVAQLAKKHGDHKLSKICKLIAGDEMRHHHAYSEFVERIFQVDPSEMMKAFHYMMKKKITMPANLIRESGGAIGDAFHNFSESAQRIGVYTSMDYVDILNKLIKRWEIDKITNLTDEAEKARDYLMKLPDRMAKLADRMKISDESHIFKWVTPAIVK from the coding sequence ATGTCTATTCAAAATGTTCGATTAGAAGTGATGCAGTTCTTGGAAAAGAACATTGATACTTTTGTACAGAATTATTTAATTCCTGTGGAAAAGATCTGGCAACCTTCAGATATGTTACCCGATTCGCGCAACGAAAACTTTTTAGAAGAAGTTCGTGAACTACAAGCTTACGCAAAAGAATTGCCTTATGATTTCTGGGTGGTTTTAGTAGGCGATACCATTACAGAAGAAGCGTTACCAACGTACGAATCGTGGTTAATGGATGTAGAAGGTGTTGACCAAATGGGAGGCGAAGATGGTAGTGGAAACGGATGGGCGAAATGGATACGTCACTGGACGGGTGAAGAAAACCGTCACGGCGATTTATTAAACAAATATCTGTATTTATCGGGGCGTGTAAATATGCGCGAGGTAGAAGTTACCACACAATATTTAATTAACGATGGTTTTGATCCGGGAACAGATCGCGATCCGTACAAAAACTTTGTGTTTACAAGCTTTCAGGAATTGGCAACGTATGTATCGCACAACCGCGTAGCACAATTGGCTAAAAAGCACGGCGATCATAAATTATCAAAAATATGTAAATTAATTGCGGGTGACGAAATGCGTCACCACCACGCATATTCAGAATTTGTGGAGCGAATTTTTCAGGTAGATCCTTCGGAAATGATGAAAGCTTTTCATTATATGATGAAGAAAAAGATTACCATGCCGGCAAATTTAATTCGTGAATCAGGCGGAGCAATAGGCGATGCATTCCATAATTTCTCAGAATCGGCACAGCGAATTGGGGTTTACACCTCTATGGATTATGTAGATATTTTAAATAAGCTGATTAAGCGTTGGGAAATCGATAAAATTACGAACCTAACCGATGAAGCTGAAAAAGCGAGAGATTATTTGATGAAATTACCAGACCGTATGGCAAAATTAGCCGACCGTATGAAGATTTCAGACGAATCACACATTTTTAAATGGGTAACACCAGCAATTGTAAAATAA
- a CDS encoding HD domain-containing protein — translation MNYIDQTIAFVKKELEGAEAGHDWFHIQRVYNNALNLLKTEQANDQIVVLGALLHDIADSKFHNGDETIGPKKAMDFMTLIDISDEVKEHVVKIIENISFKGGNFNRTFQSKELEIVQDADRLDAIGAIGIARAFNYGGFKNRSIYNPSEKPKFGMTKEEYKKHEGSTINHFYEKLLLLKDLMNTETGKKLAENRHQYMEDFLAQFFNERDGKM, via the coding sequence ATGAATTACATAGATCAAACCATAGCTTTCGTTAAAAAAGAATTAGAAGGAGCCGAAGCTGGTCACGACTGGTTTCACATTCAACGTGTATATAACAATGCGTTGAATCTTTTAAAAACCGAACAAGCTAATGATCAGATTGTTGTTTTAGGAGCTTTGTTACACGATATAGCCGACAGTAAGTTTCACAACGGCGATGAAACAATCGGCCCCAAAAAAGCAATGGATTTTATGACTTTGATTGATATAAGCGATGAAGTTAAAGAACACGTTGTAAAAATCATTGAAAACATTTCGTTTAAAGGCGGAAATTTCAATAGAACATTTCAATCAAAAGAATTAGAAATTGTACAAGACGCCGACCGATTAGATGCTATTGGAGCCATTGGTATTGCACGTGCTTTTAATTACGGTGGATTTAAAAACAGATCCATTTATAACCCTTCTGAAAAACCAAAGTTTGGAATGACTAAGGAAGAATATAAAAAACACGAAGGTTCTACTATTAATCATTTTTATGAAAAATTATTACTCCTTAAAGATTTAATGAATACCGAAACAGGGAAAAAACTGGCAGAAAATCGACACCAATATATGGAAGATTTTTTAGCACAGTTTTTTAATGAACGGGATGGAAAAATGTAA
- a CDS encoding mechanosensitive ion channel family protein: protein MEKDSLNTIKDTLSLVAEKEEILNAVNPENVKDGIVEKVTAFSDMIENTIARLLEAIPSIIAAVLALVLGLFVIRTILKIVSKRFEKRNVDVSLRGFLLSIIKFVLYALLLLSIAGNLGFQTTAILGALSGLVLAVGLALQGSLSNFAGGVLILLFRPFDVGDYIENSAGTDGTVDKIDLLYTTLTTAQGIKVYSPNGALANSVIKNFSKITNRRFEYVVGISYDSNIKTAQTVILEILNNDSRIVKDPAPDVFVSALADSSVNLTIRAWAAKDNYWDARNALQQDIKIALDQAGISIPFPQQEMRIISDKPEIK from the coding sequence ATGGAAAAAGATTCATTAAATACCATAAAAGATACCTTGTCGTTAGTTGCCGAGAAAGAGGAAATTCTCAATGCAGTAAATCCGGAAAATGTTAAGGACGGAATTGTAGAGAAAGTAACTGCTTTTTCGGATATGATAGAAAATACCATTGCACGATTGTTAGAAGCTATTCCATCAATAATTGCTGCGGTATTAGCATTAGTTCTTGGTTTATTTGTGATACGCACAATTTTAAAGATTGTAAGCAAACGCTTTGAAAAACGAAATGTAGATGTATCGTTACGGGGGTTCCTACTATCAATTATTAAATTTGTTTTGTACGCATTGCTTTTACTATCTATTGCAGGGAATCTTGGCTTTCAAACTACAGCTATTTTAGGAGCCTTATCTGGTTTGGTATTAGCAGTTGGTTTGGCATTACAAGGATCTTTGTCAAACTTTGCAGGTGGTGTGTTAATTTTATTATTTCGCCCGTTTGATGTAGGCGATTATATCGAAAACTCAGCAGGAACCGATGGTACTGTTGACAAGATCGATTTATTATACACCACTTTAACAACAGCACAAGGAATAAAAGTGTACAGCCCAAACGGTGCTTTAGCAAACTCGGTTATTAAAAACTTTAGTAAAATAACTAACCGAAGATTTGAATATGTTGTAGGCATTAGTTACGATTCTAACATTAAAACCGCACAAACCGTTATTTTAGAAATTTTAAATAACGACTCCCGAATTGTAAAAGATCCCGCTCCAGATGTTTTTGTAAGTGCATTAGCAGACAGCTCGGTAAACTTAACCATCCGCGCTTGGGCTGCAAAAGATAATTACTGGGATGCACGCAATGCCTTGCAACAAGATATTAAAATAGCATTAGACCAAGCGGGCATCAGTATTCCGTTTCCGCAACAAGAAATGCGTATTATTAGTGATAAACCTGAAATTAAATAA
- a CDS encoding aminopeptidase C produces the protein MFRLKLKPVFAALLIALAATSNASAQDDLINKVKANQSANSKDHFTFTDVINLENTSIKDQGSSGTCWSYSGNSFIESEMIRMGKKPVELAQIFTARNAYIEKGKMYVKMHGAVTLGEGGAFHDVMNMYKQYGTVPRSVYTGLQEGQTRNNFSEMSKMTESVLASVIKNDKLSENWLNAYTSVIDTYLGEAPTEFTYEGKKYTPKTFADQVVGINPDDYVEVSSFQEYPWYTKFTLLVPDNWAFDQVWNVKQDELVEIVDNALKNGYTVAWGGDVSEKGFSWKNGVAYIPEIDFVQMTAEQKADMFNGPKPEKKVTDADRQKAFDNYETTDDHGMHIVGIAKDQNGKEYYIVKNSWGLSNDYKGYMYMTKEFMKYKATDIMVHKNGLPKSIAKKLAI, from the coding sequence ATGTTTCGATTAAAATTAAAACCAGTATTTGCGGCTTTATTAATTGCCTTAGCTGCAACTTCAAACGCATCGGCACAAGATGATTTAATCAATAAAGTAAAGGCAAACCAAAGTGCCAACAGTAAAGATCATTTTACGTTTACCGATGTAATTAATTTAGAAAATACATCTATTAAAGATCAAGGGTCGTCTGGAACTTGCTGGAGTTATTCAGGAAATTCGTTCATTGAATCTGAAATGATCCGTATGGGTAAAAAACCGGTTGAATTGGCTCAAATCTTCACGGCACGTAATGCGTATATCGAAAAAGGTAAAATGTATGTAAAAATGCACGGAGCCGTTACCTTAGGCGAAGGTGGTGCTTTTCATGATGTTATGAATATGTATAAGCAATACGGTACTGTGCCAAGAAGTGTTTATACAGGATTACAGGAAGGACAAACGCGCAACAATTTTTCTGAAATGAGTAAAATGACCGAATCTGTTTTGGCATCGGTTATTAAAAACGATAAATTATCAGAAAACTGGTTAAACGCTTATACTTCGGTTATTGATACCTATTTAGGCGAAGCTCCGACAGAATTTACGTACGAAGGTAAAAAATACACCCCAAAAACATTTGCAGACCAAGTGGTGGGAATTAATCCTGATGATTATGTAGAAGTTTCTTCTTTCCAAGAATATCCTTGGTACACTAAATTTACTTTGTTGGTTCCTGACAACTGGGCGTTTGACCAAGTTTGGAATGTGAAACAAGACGAATTAGTAGAAATTGTTGACAATGCCTTGAAAAACGGATACACAGTTGCTTGGGGAGGCGATGTTTCAGAAAAAGGATTTAGCTGGAAAAACGGTGTAGCTTACATTCCTGAAATTGATTTTGTGCAAATGACGGCAGAACAGAAAGCAGATATGTTCAACGGACCAAAACCAGAGAAAAAAGTTACCGATGCAGATCGCCAAAAAGCGTTTGACAATTACGAAACTACCGATGATCACGGAATGCACATTGTAGGTATTGCGAAAGATCAAAACGGTAAAGAATACTACATTGTTAAAAACTCTTGGGGATTATCAAACGACTACAAAGGTTATATGTATATGACTAAAGAGTTTATGAAATACAAAGCAACCGATATTATGGTTCATAAAAATGGTTTGCCAAAAAGTATAGCTAAAAAATTAGCGATTTAA
- a CDS encoding S9 family peptidase, producing the protein MKHILLATLSVIAINATAQDKVMTKELLWKLGRVNPVGITENGDYLIYKVGIPNVEKNTIEYKTYQITIDGKQVKEIENADGLIKDRNLSPDGNFKLSAEEVKVNKVLGKDRYPNLPESNVYVYDALDYRHWDKFNDGSFNHVFVTNVKTNEKIDLLENEPYYSPQAPFGGEEDYVWNPNGKSVIYVSKKKAGTAYATSTNTDLYEYNLETKQTTNLTEKNLGYDTHPTFSPNGDLTWLQMKNDGYEADKNDIIVRYKGIDINLTSGWDGTVNSYVWSQDGKKIYFNAAVNGTVQLFEVNFPGLTRIAVTVKQVTEGEFDVTGFVGFSNNKLLVTRTDFNTASEVYSYDLKSKKWKQITHVNDEAYSKIAKSKIEKKWITTTDGKKMLVYVILPPNFDPSKKYPTLLYCEGGPQSALTQFYSFRWNFQLIAANGYVIVAPNRRGMPGHGVEWNEAISKDWGGQPMKDYLTAIDEVSKEPYVDTTRRGAIGASYGGYSVYYLAGIHENRFKTFIAHCGVFNLESMYGTTEEIFFTNWDAGGPYWDKNNAAAQKTYAQFNPKNNVAKWNTPILILHGGIDYRVPIGQGQEAFAAAQLQGIKSRFVYLPEENHWVLKPQNALVWQTEFFNWLKETL; encoded by the coding sequence ATGAAACATATTTTATTAGCAACTTTATCGGTTATTGCTATTAATGCAACGGCTCAAGATAAGGTAATGACAAAAGAACTTCTTTGGAAATTGGGACGCGTAAATCCTGTAGGAATTACAGAAAATGGCGACTATTTGATTTACAAGGTTGGGATTCCGAATGTTGAAAAAAACACTATTGAATATAAAACATATCAAATAACGATTGATGGTAAACAAGTAAAAGAAATAGAAAATGCCGACGGCTTGATAAAAGACAGAAACCTTTCGCCTGATGGAAATTTTAAATTATCGGCAGAAGAAGTCAAAGTAAACAAGGTTTTAGGGAAAGATCGTTATCCAAACTTACCAGAATCTAACGTGTATGTTTATGATGCGTTAGATTACCGCCATTGGGATAAATTCAACGACGGATCGTTTAATCACGTATTTGTTACCAATGTAAAAACCAACGAAAAAATTGATTTACTTGAAAACGAACCTTATTACAGTCCGCAGGCTCCGTTTGGTGGAGAAGAAGATTATGTATGGAACCCTAACGGGAAATCGGTGATTTATGTATCAAAAAAGAAAGCCGGTACAGCATACGCCACAAGTACCAATACCGATTTATACGAGTATAATTTAGAAACCAAACAAACCACAAATTTAACCGAAAAGAATTTGGGTTACGATACGCATCCAACGTTTTCTCCAAACGGCGATTTAACCTGGTTGCAAATGAAAAACGATGGATACGAAGCCGATAAAAACGACATTATTGTGCGTTATAAAGGCATTGATATTAATTTAACTTCTGGTTGGGACGGAACTGTAAACAGCTATGTATGGAGCCAAGACGGAAAGAAAATTTATTTTAATGCAGCAGTAAACGGAACCGTACAGTTGTTTGAAGTCAACTTTCCCGGTTTAACCAGAATTGCAGTAACCGTAAAACAAGTAACCGAAGGCGAATTTGACGTTACCGGATTTGTAGGTTTTTCAAACAACAAGCTGTTAGTAACCCGTACCGATTTTAACACGGCAAGCGAAGTGTATTCATACGATTTAAAATCGAAAAAATGGAAACAAATTACCCATGTAAATGATGAGGCTTACAGCAAAATTGCAAAAAGTAAAATCGAGAAAAAATGGATTACCACTACCGATGGCAAAAAAATGCTGGTTTATGTGATTTTGCCTCCAAACTTTGATCCAAGTAAAAAATATCCAACGTTATTGTATTGTGAAGGTGGTCCGCAATCTGCATTAACACAATTTTATTCGTTCCGTTGGAATTTTCAATTAATTGCAGCAAACGGATATGTAATTGTTGCACCAAACCGCAGAGGAATGCCAGGTCATGGAGTAGAGTGGAACGAAGCTATTTCTAAAGATTGGGGCGGACAGCCAATGAAAGATTATTTAACGGCAATTGACGAAGTTTCAAAAGAACCTTATGTAGATACCACACGCCGTGGAGCAATCGGAGCAAGTTATGGAGGGTATTCGGTGTATTATCTGGCAGGAATCCATGAAAATCGTTTTAAAACATTTATTGCACATTGTGGTGTGTTTAACTTAGAGTCGATGTACGGAACTACCGAAGAAATTTTCTTTACAAATTGGGATGCCGGAGGACCGTATTGGGATAAAAACAACGCAGCGGCACAAAAAACCTATGCACAGTTTAACCCCAAAAACAACGTGGCAAAATGGAATACACCTATTTTGATTTTACACGGCGGAATTGATTACCGTGTACCAATTGGTCAAGGTCAGGAGGCTTTTGCTGCTGCACAGTTGCAAGGTATTAAATCTCGATTTGTTTATTTACCCGAAGAAAACCACTGGGTGTTAAAACCACAAAACGCATTAGTTTGGCAAACCGAATTTTTTAACTGGTTAAAAGAAACGTTGTAG